From Triticum aestivum cultivar Chinese Spring chromosome 7B, IWGSC CS RefSeq v2.1, whole genome shotgun sequence:
GAATGCCAACACAGATCCACTGCAAGATGGATGTCGTGCCATCGAGCCAGTAGGGCGTCGGGAGAAAGCACCGGGCATGGGAACGGTGTACTGCCCTACGGCGCTATCAAGGGGATGGAGCCCCGCACGCCACCCTGCAAAGCAGGAGACaaacagccccgccgccgccaacgtCACGAGGGCCTTGCCCGGTggcgcccgtcggcggcggcgaagggaaggGCGGCTGGGGAGGGAAACCCTAGGCGGCGGCGGTGCCCTCCCGGGTCGCCCTCTTGTTGTGTACGGCTCAATATCTAGAGCTAAGAAGAAACTCTAACTCAAAAAAAAGTTAAGAAGAAACTGGGGACAAACAAAGGTTTATGGACATGCACTTTGGTCATTTTCTTGTTGTCAAACTCAAAACATACTCAACGCTGAATATTTACATTCTTTGAAGTGACACAAAATGCATCGCTAAAGAGTTGGATGGCAGCCGCCAAAAAAAAAAAGAGTTGGATGGCAGCCGCCAAAATGAAGCAATGGTCTCAGTGCCATTGTTGCTTCCATTTACTGCACGCTGTGCAACTGAACTGATTGACTTTGTTCCTGCACCCACTTAATGGGTCAATTTAGACGACGACTCGCCACCGTCCTCTGCATATGTCGCCGGCGGGGACGGCGATGCGGACATACTCGCATCTGTGCGCTCCAGCACGCCAACGCATGTCGTCGTCGACTGACGGCCGAACCTCATCGGAGACGGCGATTTCGAGCGAACCACCACAACCTCCAGCGTCTGTGGCGACTGTGACAGCGAACACCGTTCGTCCACCATACCATGCGTCAGTGGCGTCCGCGATGGAGATCTTGACATGGTGTAATCACGCGCCGTTGGTGCTGGCGACGGCGACCTGGAGATGATCCTCTCCTTCGATTCGCTCGTCGAGCCGCCGATCCTCAACGGCGATCGCGCCAAGATGTCCGCCAGGATCCTCGAGGCCGTAGGCCGCTCCGGTGACACGCCGCACCGACGCaactgcggcagcggcggcgacagGGCCGCCTCGCCCGGCCGCGCGCTCTCCGGCTCCGCGCGGCACACCGGGCAAGACGAGTGCGCGCGCAGCCAGGTGTCGATGCAGCTGCCGTGGAAGAAGTGCCTGCACGCCGGCAGCACGCGCAccacgtcgccgtcctccagctcCTGCAGGCACACCACGCACTCCACCGGCGTCGCCCTCCCCTTGCTGCCGCTCCTCCTCTTACCGCCGCCGCTCGTGCAGCCGCCCCAGCTGCCCTGGGGCGACGGCGTCGGCCTCGCTCGTGCTCTGTAGGTGAAGGTGGGGAGCGCGGCGATGTCCTCCAAGCTCAGCCCGGTGTGGAATGCTGGAGGCGGGCCATGGCCGGTGCCGTTGAGCTCGCGCCACTCCGACAGGAGCGACCGGCCGTAGCGGACGGCCAGGTACAGCACGACGCCGACGAGGACAGCGATGATGATGTACAGCAGCGTCAGGTTGGAGCTGGTCGTGCCGGGCGCGTCCGCAGCAGCGTCGTCAAAAGTGTTAGGCGATGCCGCCGGGGACGACATGGCCGCGGCCAAAAACCTCTGACCCCGACCGCTTTGAGTAGAGAGATTTCTAGGACAGGGATGTTGTGAATCAATCAACGAATCATTGAAGGTGTGGTCGTCGACGTGGGGGTTGTAGGAAGGAAACTGGCATGAATGCGAATGTGCGTCGCACTCATGCGTACTTCATATAATAGGTTTCAGTTGGGTCGCTAGC
This genomic window contains:
- the LOC123159484 gene encoding E3 ubiquitin-protein ligase ATL41-like — its product is MSSPAASPNTFDDAAADAPGTTSSNLTLLYIIIAVLVGVVLYLAVRYGRSLLSEWRELNGTGHGPPPAFHTGLSLEDIAALPTFTYRARARPTPSPQGSWGGCTSGGGKRRSGSKGRATPVECVVCLQELEDGDVVRVLPACRHFFHGSCIDTWLRAHSSCPVCRAEPESARPGEAALSPPLPQLRRCGVSPERPTASRILADILARSPLRIGGSTSESKERIISRSPSPAPTARDYTMSRSPSRTPLTHGMVDERCSLSQSPQTLEVVVVRSKSPSPMRFGRQSTTTCVGVLERTDASMSASPSPPATYAEDGGESSSKLTH